Proteins co-encoded in one Prunus persica cultivar Lovell chromosome G6, Prunus_persica_NCBIv2, whole genome shotgun sequence genomic window:
- the LOC18773739 gene encoding SHUGOSHIN 2 isoform X2, whose translation MAKRSSLGSMMRKKLTDITNLQTAKAISKDEKPPEDCPTDKDYIDQLMRERMTLMRLVSERNKIVELSGAELQKLRISLQKLQQQNLNLAQSNSRMLAELNLGREKVKTLQHELLCKDALLKAKNLEIEVKAEKCQNTESQLKEVDEAALHKADNDGEPCNDNKRRVTRSRSMGPSTACPKVENKEKVENKRRCLRRQSARFRSQTENLFEIEDVKFPVSRTPDKMHNSGPTPLISCASKEEKENCAPRRSSVGRRPRKAAEKVHSYKEVPLNVKLRRAE comes from the exons ATGGCCAAGAGATCTTCTTTGGGTAGCATGATGCGGAAGAAGCTAACCGACATCACTAATTTGCAGACTGCGAAAGCTATTAGCAAAGATGAAAAGCCCCCAGAAGATTGTCCTACTGATAAGGACTACATTGACCAGCTCATGAGG GAAAGAATGACTTTGATGAGACTTGTCTCGGAAAGGAA TAAAATCGTTGAATTAAGTGGAGCTGAGTTGCAGAAACTGCGGATTAGTCTTCAGAAATTGCAGcaacaaaatttgaatcttGCTCAATCAAACAGCCGGATGTTAGCG GAGCTTAATTTAGGAAGAGAAAAG GTAAAAACACTACAGCATGAACTTCTTTGCAAGGATGCCTTACTTAAAGCAAAGAATCTAGAAATAGAG GTAAAAGCAGAGAAATGTCAAAATACTGAGTCTCAG CTCAAGGAAGTAGATGAGGCAGCTTTGCATAAAGCTGATAATGATGGTGAACCATGTAATGACAACAAAAGACGTGTCACAAGAAGTCGAT CAATGGGGCCGTCTACTGCATGCCCAAAGGTTGAGAATAAAGAGAAGGTTGAAAATAAAAG gCGATGTTTGAGGAGGCAATCTGCTAGGTTTAGGTCCCAGACAGAGAACTTATTTGAGATAGAGGATGTCAAATTTCCAGTCAGTCGCACACCAGACAAAATGCATAATAGTGGTCCCACTCCATTGATTTCATGTGCCagtaaagaagagaaagaaaactgTGCCCCAAGGAGATCTTCAGTTGGAAGACGACCACGCAAAGCAGCTGAGAAGGTTCATTCCTACAAAGAAGTTCCTCTCAATGTAAAATTGCGTAGAGCAGAGTGA
- the LOC18773739 gene encoding SHUGOSHIN 2 isoform X1, translating to MAKRSSLGSMMRKKLTDITNLQTAKAISKDEKPPEDCPTDKDYIDQLMRERMTLMRLVSERNKIVELSGAELQKLRISLQKLQQQNLNLAQSNSRMLAELNLGREKVKTLQHELLCKDALLKAKNLEIEVKAEKCQNTESQVSKLKEVDEAALHKADNDGEPCNDNKRRVTRSRSMGPSTACPKVENKEKVENKRRCLRRQSARFRSQTENLFEIEDVKFPVSRTPDKMHNSGPTPLISCASKEEKENCAPRRSSVGRRPRKAAEKVHSYKEVPLNVKLRRAE from the exons ATGGCCAAGAGATCTTCTTTGGGTAGCATGATGCGGAAGAAGCTAACCGACATCACTAATTTGCAGACTGCGAAAGCTATTAGCAAAGATGAAAAGCCCCCAGAAGATTGTCCTACTGATAAGGACTACATTGACCAGCTCATGAGG GAAAGAATGACTTTGATGAGACTTGTCTCGGAAAGGAA TAAAATCGTTGAATTAAGTGGAGCTGAGTTGCAGAAACTGCGGATTAGTCTTCAGAAATTGCAGcaacaaaatttgaatcttGCTCAATCAAACAGCCGGATGTTAGCG GAGCTTAATTTAGGAAGAGAAAAG GTAAAAACACTACAGCATGAACTTCTTTGCAAGGATGCCTTACTTAAAGCAAAGAATCTAGAAATAGAG GTAAAAGCAGAGAAATGTCAAAATACTGAGTCTCAGGTATCAAAG CTCAAGGAAGTAGATGAGGCAGCTTTGCATAAAGCTGATAATGATGGTGAACCATGTAATGACAACAAAAGACGTGTCACAAGAAGTCGAT CAATGGGGCCGTCTACTGCATGCCCAAAGGTTGAGAATAAAGAGAAGGTTGAAAATAAAAG gCGATGTTTGAGGAGGCAATCTGCTAGGTTTAGGTCCCAGACAGAGAACTTATTTGAGATAGAGGATGTCAAATTTCCAGTCAGTCGCACACCAGACAAAATGCATAATAGTGGTCCCACTCCATTGATTTCATGTGCCagtaaagaagagaaagaaaactgTGCCCCAAGGAGATCTTCAGTTGGAAGACGACCACGCAAAGCAGCTGAGAAGGTTCATTCCTACAAAGAAGTTCCTCTCAATGTAAAATTGCGTAGAGCAGAGTGA
- the LOC18773444 gene encoding protein enabled homolog: protein MDNQRSGPLLSSWQYYCQGKSMEELRHTLLYTTVELEQTRVAVQEELRKRDDQLSHLKDLLNKAIRERDEAQDKCQRLLLEKLLLQQQQQQQQLQLQLQQQQQQQTAPLSGISSIEDEPRRGIDSNNGFSSSDCEESIVSSPVLDPIQPTQLPAGPSVPHQTVELVPEKPLPEKGKLLQAVMKAGPLLSTLLLAGPLPQWRHPPPPLESFEIPPVTIPSPQPPLPTQIIHQDSSLININGCNTNCGIVNRKRAPCDGSDSPSETKFQRVALH, encoded by the exons ATGGACAACCAGCGCAGCGGCCCTCTTCTTAGCAGCTGGCAATACTACTGCCAAGGAAAG AGCATGGAAGAGTTGAGGCATACCCTTTTGTACACAACTGTGGAGCTGGAACAAACAAGGGTTGCAGTACAGGAGGAGCTAAGAAAGAGAGATGATCAATTGTCTCATCTCAAAGATCTGCTTAACAAAGCTATCAGAGAAAGAGATGAAGCACAAGACAAATGCCAAAGACTTCTCCTTGAGAAGCTCCTTctccagcagcagcagcagcagcaacaactccaactccaactccaacaacagcagcagcagcaaacaGCTCCTCTGTCTGGAATTTCAAGCATTGAAGATGAACCCAGAAGGGGAATTGACTCCAACAATGGCTTTTCTTCCTCAGATTGTGAAGAAAGCATTGTCTCCTCTCCAGTTCTTGACCCAATTCAACCAACCCAGTTGCCAGCAGGACCATCTGTGCCACACCAAACAGTGGAGCTAGTGCCTGAGAAGCCATTGCCTGAAAAAGGCAAGCTTTTGCAGGCAGTCATGAAAGCTGGTCCACTGCTTTCAACCCTTCTCCTGGCTGGACCACTGCCTCAATGGAGacacccaccaccaccacttgaGTCCTTTGAAATTCCCCCTGTGACCATTCCTTCACCACAACCTCCATTGCCCACACAGATCATCCACCAAGACTCCTCCTTGATTAACATTAATGGCTGCAACACCAACTGTGGCATAGTCAACAGGAAAAGAGCCCCCTGTGACGGCTCTGACTCTCCTTCAGAGACCAAGTTCCAAAGGGTTGCTCTTCACTGA
- the LOC18772664 gene encoding DNA ligase 1 has protein sequence MLSRSLCSCYCLRPHSVHHLSTSISLFRSKPSSLSLTLISLSPKNPNLRAMSSRPSAFDALMSGARAAAAKKKPQASPSKKRKTLEPNPIENPQLLLKPENGSPTQAPESKEVKEALESSSNGGQVVPLAKKVCAAAGAQERMAELKSRIALLKKKAGDFDPKLMANWGEGERVPFAFVCLAFDLIANETGRIVITDIVCNLLRTVMHTTPEDLVPVVYLAANRIAPAHEGLELGIGDASIIKALAEACGRTEAHVKKQYKELGDLGLVAKASRSSQSMMRKPDSLTVTKVFSTFRQLAKESGKDSQEKKKNHIKALLVAATDCEPQYLIRLLQTKLRIGLAEQTLLAALGQAAVHAEKHSTPPSHIQSPIEEAAKIVKQVYSLLPDYDKIIPALLSGGVWNLPKTCSFTLGVPVGPMLAKPTKGVSEIVQKFQDTEYTCEYKYDGERAQIHYMDDGSVEIYSRNAERNTGKFPDVVVAVSRLKKSSVTSFVLDCELVAYDRVKQKILPFQVLSTRARKNVAMSDIKVDVCIFAFDMLYLNGQPLIQEQLKVRRESLYDSFVEEAGFFQFATAITSNDIEEIQKFLDAAVDSSSEGLIIKTLNKDATYEPSKRSLNWLKLKKDYMESIGDSLDLVPIAAFHGRGKRTGVYGAFLLACYDSNNEEFQSICKIGTGFSEAMLEERSASLRTKVIPKPKSYYRYAETMNPDVWFDASEVWEVKAADLTISPVHRAAVGIVDPNKGISLRFPRLVRVREDKPPEQASSSAQVAEMYSAQANTRSNNQDDNEDD, from the exons ATGCTCTCCCGATCACTGTGTTCATGCTATTGCCTACGCCCACACTCTGTCCACCATCTCAGCACCTCCATTTCTCTCTTCCGCTCCAaaccctcttctctctctctcaccctcATTTCCCTCTCCCCGAAAAACCCTAATCTTCGCGCCATGTCCTCTCGCCCCTCCGCCTTCGACGCTCTCATGTCCGGCGCTCGCGCCGCCGCCGCCAAGAAAAAGCCCCAAGCTTCACCCTCCAAGAAGCGAAAAACCCTAGAACCTAACCCTATTGAAAACCCCCAATTGCTATTGAAACCCGAAAATGGCAGTCCAACCCAAGCCCCAGAATCCAAGGAAGTCAAAGAAGCTCTAGAAAGTTCTAGTAATGGCGGCCAGGTGGTTCCCCTCGCGAAAAAAGTGTGCGCGGCGGCAGGTGCTCAGGAGCGGATGGCGGAATTGAAGAGCCGAATCGCTCTGTTGAAGAAGAAAGCCGGTGACTTTGACCCGAAATTGATGGCGAATTGGGGCGAGGGCGAGAGGGTTCCGTTTGcgtttgtttgtttggcttTTGATTTGATTGCTAACGAGACGGGTCGGATTGTGATCACGGATATAGTGTGTAACCTGTTGAGGACTGTAATGCACACCACGCCTGAGGATTTGGTGCCCGTGGTTTATCTGGCAGCAAATCGGATTGCGCCGGCGCATGAGGGATTGGAGCTTGGAATTGGGGATGCTTCGATTATCAAGGCGCTTGCAGAGGCTTGTGGGAGGACTGAAGCACATGTTAAGAAACAATACAAG GAATTGGGAGATTTGGGTCTTGTTGCAAAAGCAAGCCGTTCATCTCAATCTATGATGCGCAAGCCTGATTCGTTAACTGTCACCAAGGTTTTCAGTACATTTCGTCAACTTGCTAAG GAATCTGGGAAGGATAGtcaggagaagaaaaagaaccaTATCAAGGCACTTCTTGTTGCTGCCACTGATTGTGAACCTCAATATCTGATCCGTTTACTTCAG ACAAAGTTGCGAATTGGGTTGGCAGAGCAGACTCTCTTAGCTGCATTGGGACAAGCTGCAGTGCATGCTGAAAAACATTCTACACCACCTTCTCATATTCAGAGTCCTATAGAAGAG GCTGCAAAGATTGTTAAGCAAGTGTACTCTCTACTTCCTGATTACGATAAAATCATCCCTGCCCTTTTAAGTGGTGGTGTGTGGAATCTTCCGAAGACATGTAGCTTTACTTTGGGTGTCCCAGTGGGACCTATGCTAGCAAAGCCAACTAAAGGTGTATCTGAGATTGTACAGAAGTTTCAGGATACAGAATACACCTGTGAATACAAGTATGATGGAGAACGTGCCCAG ATACATTACATGGATGATGGTTCTGTTGAGATATACAGTCGAAATGCTGAACGAAACACTGGAAAGTTCCCTGATGTTGTTGTTGCAGTGTCGAG GTTAAAGAAGTCATCTGTAACGTCATTTGTTTTGGATTGTGAATTGGTTGCTTATGACCGTGTAAAACAGAAAATTCTTCCTTTCcag GTACTCAGCACTAGAGCTCGTAAAAATGTGGCCATGAGTGATATTAAGGTCGATGTCTGCATATTTGCTTTTGACATGTTGTATCTTAATGGACAACCACTAATTCAGGAACAACTGAAAGTTCGTAGAGAG AGTCTTTATGACTCTTTTGTGGAAGAAGCTGGATTTTTTCAGTTTGCCACAGCAATAACATCAAATGATATTGAAGAAATACAAAAGTTTCTTGATGCTGCAGTTGATTCAAG TTCTGAGGGTTTAATTATCAAAACATTGAACAAAGATGCTACTTACGAGCCTTCAAAGCGGTCACTTAACTggctgaaattgaagaaagatTATATGGAGAG TATTGGGGACTCACTAGACTTGGTACCTATTGCTGCTTTCCATGGCCGGGGGAAACGTACAG GTGTCTATGGTGCTTTCCTCCTTGCTTGTTATGATAGCAACAATGAAGAGTTTCAAAGCATTTGTAAAATAG GCACTGGATTCTCTGAAGCAATGCTTGAAGAACGTTCTGCCAGTCTCCGTACTAAAGTGATACCCAAACCtaag TCATACTATCGTTATGCAGAGACGATGAATCCTGATGTATGGTTTGATGCCTCTGAG GTTTGGGAAGTGAAAGCTGCGGACTTGACTATTAGCCCTGTTCATCGCGCCGCAGTTGGCATAGTGGATCCTAATAAG GGTATTTCTCTTCGATTTCCACGTCTTGTTCGTGTTCGGGAAGATAAACCTCCAGAGCAAGCCTCATCATCTGCGCAG GTTGCTGAGATGTATTCTGCTCAAGCTAACACTCGTTCGAACAATCAAGATGACAACGAAGATGATTAA